A genome region from Thermococcus sp. includes the following:
- a CDS encoding type II toxin-antitoxin system VapC family toxin gives MVDSSVILEALKGNPRAREVLNDLGNSPKFINSMVFSEMLFIFLKNITGKSYRTLRGNREEILKHRKESSKLHTFLRENFSELPLTEEVSDLAFEMMMKHALLPNDAIILATAKFYRITLVTLDSDFVDAVKFEGIPLVGGETHD, from the coding sequence TTGGTTGATTCTTCCGTAATCCTTGAGGCCCTCAAGGGAAATCCCAGGGCGAGGGAAGTGCTGAACGACCTTGGGAACAGCCCAAAGTTCATAAACTCCATGGTATTCAGCGAGATGCTCTTCATATTCCTGAAGAACATCACCGGGAAAAGCTACCGCACGTTACGGGGCAACAGAGAGGAAATTCTTAAGCATCGGAAAGAGAGTTCCAAGCTCCACACTTTCCTGCGCGAGAACTTCTCAGAGCTCCCTCTAACGGAGGAGGTAAGCGACCTTGCTTTTGAAATGATGATGAAACATGCTCTCCTCCCCAACGACGCAATAATCCTCGCCACGGCGAAATTCTATAGGATAACCTTGGTGACGCTTGATTCCGACTTCGTAGATGCCGTCAAATTCGAAGGAATACCCTTGGTTG